Proteins from one Mycobacterium sp. SMC-2 genomic window:
- a CDS encoding class I SAM-dependent methyltransferase, whose translation MSHTDLGSTERLFALAEQVQGFLPAEEGRALYDAALRYLGGGVGVEIGTYCGKSTLLLGAAAQQTGGVLYTIDHHHGSEEHQAGWEYHDASMVDEVTGLFDTLPTFRRTLDAAGLDDNVVAVVGKSPVVASGWRSPLRFLFIDGGHSEVAANQDFDGWAKWVAVGGALAIHDVFPDPRDGGRPPYYIYCRAIDSGRFREVSATGSLRVLERVSGEPGEPI comes from the coding sequence GTGAGTCACACCGACCTCGGTTCCACCGAGCGCTTGTTTGCGTTGGCCGAGCAGGTCCAGGGTTTCCTGCCCGCCGAAGAGGGGCGTGCGCTTTACGATGCCGCGCTGCGGTATCTCGGCGGCGGCGTCGGTGTCGAGATCGGCACGTACTGCGGCAAATCCACGCTGTTGCTCGGTGCGGCGGCCCAACAAACCGGCGGAGTGCTCTACACGATCGACCACCACCACGGCTCCGAGGAGCACCAGGCCGGCTGGGAGTACCACGACGCCTCGATGGTCGACGAGGTCACGGGTCTCTTCGACACGCTGCCGACGTTTCGTCGCACCCTCGATGCCGCGGGGCTGGACGACAACGTCGTTGCCGTCGTGGGTAAATCGCCGGTCGTGGCCTCCGGGTGGCGGTCGCCGCTGCGGTTTCTGTTCATCGACGGCGGCCACAGCGAGGTCGCCGCGAACCAGGACTTCGACGGATGGGCCAAATGGGTGGCCGTCGGCGGTGCGCTGGCCATCCACGACGTGTTCCCGGACCCCAGGGACGGCGGCCGACCCCCGTACTACATCTACTGTCGCGCAATCGATTCCGGCCGATTCCGGGAGGTTTCGGCTACCGGATCGCTGAGGGTGCTCGAACGTGTCAGCGGTGAACCGGGCGAGCCGATCTAG
- the katG gene encoding catalase/peroxidase HPI: MSSDISQGRPPHEDSKTASTSESENPAIPSPKPKSHAPLTNRDWWPDQIDPSMLQPHNPRSNPLGDDFDYAAEFAKLDVEALKADLISVMTTSQDWWPADYGHYGGLFIRMSWHAAGTYRIFDGRGGGGQGMQRFAPLNSWPDNVSLDKARRLLWPVKKKYGNKISWADLIIFAGNCALESMGFKTFGFAFGREDVWEPEETLWGEEDTWLGTDKRYSGERDLAQPYGATTMGLIYVNPEGPEGKPDPIAAAIDIRETFGRMAMNDEETAALIVGGHSFGKTHGAGSGDLVGPEPEAAPIEQQGLGWKSSYGTGVGKDAITSGLEVVWTPTPTKWDNTFLETLYGYEWELTKSPGDAWQFVAKDGAGAGTIPDPFGGPGRAPTMLVTDISLRESPIYRDITRRWLDHPEELAEAFAKAWYKLLHRDMGPVSRYLGPWIPEPQLWQDPVPPVDHELVDDKDVAALKSKVLDSGLSVPQLVKTAWSAAGSYRNTDKRGGANGARLRLEPQRNWECNEPSELDKVLPVLEKIQQDFNGSASGGKKISLADLIVLAGSAAVEKAAKDAGYEISVHFAPGRTDASQENTDVESFAVLEPRADGFRNYIRPGEKAPLEHLLMERAYLLGVTAPETTVLIGGLRALGANHGGTKHGVFTDRPGALTNDFFVNLLDMNNEWKASETAENIYEVVDRASGAVKWTATANDLVFGSNSVLRGLAEVYAQDDNQGKFVEDFVAAWVKVMNNDRFDLK, from the coding sequence GTGTCATCCGATATCTCCCAAGGCCGGCCGCCCCACGAGGACAGCAAGACCGCTAGCACGAGCGAGAGCGAAAATCCCGCAATCCCCTCCCCCAAACCCAAATCGCATGCGCCCCTGACCAACCGGGACTGGTGGCCCGACCAGATCGATCCGTCGATGCTGCAGCCGCACAACCCGAGGTCCAACCCGCTCGGCGACGACTTCGACTACGCCGCGGAGTTCGCCAAGCTCGACGTCGAGGCTCTCAAGGCCGACCTGATCTCGGTGATGACCACCTCGCAGGACTGGTGGCCCGCCGACTACGGCCACTACGGCGGCCTGTTCATCCGGATGAGCTGGCACGCCGCGGGCACCTACCGCATCTTCGACGGCCGCGGCGGCGGCGGCCAGGGCATGCAGCGGTTCGCCCCGCTCAACAGCTGGCCGGACAACGTCAGCCTGGACAAGGCCCGCCGGCTGCTGTGGCCGGTCAAGAAGAAGTACGGCAACAAGATCTCCTGGGCCGACCTGATCATCTTCGCCGGTAACTGCGCCCTGGAGTCGATGGGCTTCAAGACCTTCGGCTTCGCCTTCGGCCGCGAGGACGTCTGGGAACCCGAGGAGACCCTCTGGGGCGAGGAGGACACCTGGCTGGGCACCGACAAGCGCTACTCCGGCGAGCGCGACCTCGCCCAGCCGTATGGCGCGACCACGATGGGCCTGATCTACGTCAACCCGGAGGGCCCCGAGGGCAAGCCCGACCCGATCGCCGCGGCCATCGACATCCGCGAGACGTTCGGCCGCATGGCGATGAATGACGAGGAGACGGCCGCGCTGATCGTCGGCGGGCACAGCTTCGGCAAGACCCACGGCGCCGGCAGCGGCGACCTGGTGGGACCCGAGCCGGAGGCCGCCCCGATCGAACAGCAGGGGCTGGGCTGGAAGAGCTCGTATGGCACCGGCGTCGGCAAGGACGCCATCACCAGCGGCCTCGAGGTGGTCTGGACGCCCACGCCGACCAAGTGGGACAACACCTTCCTGGAGACCCTGTACGGCTACGAGTGGGAGCTGACCAAGAGCCCCGGCGATGCGTGGCAGTTCGTCGCCAAGGACGGCGCCGGCGCGGGCACCATCCCCGACCCGTTCGGCGGGCCGGGCCGCGCGCCGACGATGCTGGTCACCGACATCTCGCTGCGCGAGTCCCCGATCTATCGCGACATCACGCGGCGTTGGCTGGACCACCCTGAAGAGCTGGCCGAGGCATTCGCCAAGGCCTGGTACAAGCTGCTGCATCGCGACATGGGGCCGGTCAGCCGCTACCTGGGGCCCTGGATTCCCGAGCCGCAGCTCTGGCAGGACCCGGTTCCGCCCGTCGACCACGAGCTGGTCGACGACAAGGACGTCGCGGCGCTGAAGAGCAAGGTCCTCGACTCGGGTCTGTCGGTTCCGCAGCTGGTCAAGACCGCTTGGTCGGCGGCCGGCAGCTACCGGAACACCGACAAGCGCGGTGGTGCCAACGGCGCGCGGCTGCGCCTGGAACCGCAGCGGAACTGGGAATGCAACGAGCCTTCCGAGCTCGACAAGGTGTTGCCGGTGCTGGAGAAGATCCAGCAGGACTTCAACGGCTCGGCATCGGGCGGCAAGAAGATCTCGCTGGCCGACCTGATCGTGCTGGCGGGGTCGGCGGCGGTCGAGAAAGCGGCGAAGGACGCCGGTTACGAGATCTCCGTGCACTTCGCGCCCGGGCGCACCGACGCCTCCCAGGAGAACACCGATGTGGAGTCGTTCGCGGTGCTCGAACCGCGGGCCGACGGTTTCCGCAACTACATCCGACCGGGTGAGAAGGCTCCGCTGGAACACCTGCTGATGGAGCGGGCGTACCTGCTGGGTGTGACCGCCCCGGAGACAACGGTGCTCATCGGCGGCCTGCGTGCCCTCGGCGCCAATCACGGCGGGACCAAGCACGGCGTGTTCACCGACCGGCCCGGCGCGTTGACCAACGACTTCTTCGTCAACCTGCTCGACATGAATAACGAGTGGAAGGCGTCGGAGACCGCGGAGAACATCTACGAGGTTGTCGACCGGGCCTCGGGCGCGGTCAAGTGGACGGCGACCGCGAACGACCTTGTGTTCGGGTCGAATTCGGTGCTACGCGGATTGGCCGAGGTTTACGCCCAAGACGACAACCAGGGGAAGTTCGTGGAGGACTTCGTCGCGGCGTGGGTCAAGGTCATGAACAACGACCGGTTCGATCTGAAGTAA
- a CDS encoding glycosyltransferase family 4 protein, with product MRIALLSYRSKTHCGGQGVYVRHLSHGLAELGHDVEVFSGQPYPDLLDPRVRLTKVPSLDLYREPDPFRVPRPSEIRDSIDLLELLTTWTAGFPEPRTFTMRTARILAGRTADFDVVHDNQSLGTGLLTIAGAGLPVVATVHHPITRDRVLDLAAAQWWRKPLVRRWYGFLAMQQQVARQIPDLLTVSSSSAADIVSDFGVSPDQLHVVPLGVNTGLFTPGVHPRHPGRIIAIASADTPLKGVRTLLHAVARLRTSRDLELRLVAKVEPNGPTHKLIAELGISDIVHITSGLSDTELATLFASAEVACIPSLYEGFSLPAVEAMASGTPIVASRVGALPEVLGNDGACAELVPPADVDALTRALGDLLDSPEKRRSLGKAGRTRAVNVFSWEAVAAQTVRVYERAIARNGASAAAEGEAQC from the coding sequence ATGCGAATTGCCCTGCTGTCCTACCGTAGTAAGACCCATTGCGGGGGACAGGGCGTCTACGTGCGCCATCTCAGCCACGGTCTGGCAGAACTGGGTCACGACGTCGAGGTGTTCTCCGGTCAGCCCTACCCGGACCTGCTCGACCCGCGGGTGCGGTTGACCAAGGTGCCGAGCCTGGATCTGTACCGGGAACCCGACCCTTTCCGCGTGCCGCGACCCAGCGAGATTCGTGACTCGATCGACCTGCTGGAATTGCTCACCACCTGGACGGCGGGGTTCCCTGAACCGCGGACGTTCACCATGCGCACCGCCCGGATACTGGCCGGCCGCACGGCCGATTTCGACGTCGTCCACGACAACCAGAGCCTGGGCACCGGACTGCTCACCATCGCCGGAGCGGGACTGCCGGTGGTGGCCACCGTGCACCACCCCATCACCCGTGATCGGGTGCTCGATCTGGCCGCCGCGCAGTGGTGGCGAAAACCGTTGGTGCGGCGCTGGTATGGATTCCTGGCGATGCAGCAGCAGGTGGCGCGCCAAATCCCGGACCTGTTGACCGTTTCGTCATCGTCGGCCGCCGACATCGTGAGCGACTTCGGCGTTTCGCCCGACCAACTGCACGTGGTTCCGCTCGGTGTGAACACCGGGCTGTTCACGCCGGGGGTACATCCCCGCCATCCCGGGCGGATCATCGCAATCGCCAGCGCAGACACCCCGCTCAAGGGTGTGCGCACCCTACTGCACGCGGTCGCCCGGCTGCGCACGAGCAGGGACCTCGAGTTGCGGCTCGTCGCCAAGGTAGAACCCAACGGCCCCACCCACAAGCTCATCGCCGAGCTCGGCATCTCCGACATCGTTCACATCACCAGTGGACTGTCCGACACCGAGCTGGCCACGTTGTTCGCTTCGGCGGAAGTCGCCTGCATTCCCTCCCTCTACGAAGGGTTTTCGCTGCCCGCGGTGGAGGCCATGGCCAGCGGAACGCCGATCGTGGCCAGCCGGGTGGGTGCGCTCCCCGAAGTCCTCGGCAATGACGGCGCGTGCGCCGAACTGGTACCGCCCGCCGACGTGGACGCGCTCACCCGCGCGCTCGGTGACCTGCTGGACTCGCCGGAGAAGCGCCGGAGTCTGGGCAAGGCGGGACGCACTCGCGCGGTCAACGTGTTCAGCTGGGAAGCCGTGGCCGCTCAAACCGTCCGGGTATACGAGCGGGCGATCGCCCGCAACGGCGCTTCGGCGGCCGCCGAAGGTGAGGCGCAATGCTGA
- a CDS encoding SAM-dependent methyltransferase — protein MSGPGHTITHVSDTARWTALHRATESARPDALFNDPLAERLAGEHGREIVAKVPRSTRNGWWLVARTKIIDDAIAEAIAGGCDRVLNLAAGLDTRPYRLDLPADFTWIEADLPKLLAEKTQLLADEAPRCRLTRSAVDLADPAARDAFLDEALRGATKALVLTEGLLMYLEGGDVVALSAAIKRPEVAWWMLDFAGPGLKRMLNKKMAGMLQNAPFRFAPENGLAFFEDLGWRTVEVQALYLAAHRLRRLPMWMSPMTWLPQPDPRHPGRRVWSAVAVLDH, from the coding sequence ATGTCAGGCCCAGGGCACACGATCACCCACGTTTCCGACACGGCCCGCTGGACGGCGTTGCATCGGGCAACGGAATCGGCGCGTCCCGATGCCCTGTTCAACGACCCACTCGCCGAACGCCTGGCCGGCGAGCACGGCCGCGAAATCGTCGCCAAAGTGCCACGCTCGACCCGCAACGGCTGGTGGCTCGTCGCGCGCACCAAAATCATCGACGACGCCATCGCCGAGGCGATCGCCGGCGGTTGCGACCGGGTGCTCAACCTGGCCGCGGGCCTGGATACCCGCCCGTATCGGCTGGACCTTCCGGCCGATTTCACCTGGATTGAGGCGGACCTGCCGAAATTGCTCGCCGAGAAGACGCAGTTGCTCGCCGACGAGGCGCCGCGGTGCCGGCTGACCCGCAGCGCCGTCGACCTGGCCGACCCCGCTGCCCGCGACGCGTTCCTCGACGAGGCCCTGCGCGGCGCCACCAAGGCGCTGGTGCTGACCGAGGGCCTGTTGATGTACCTGGAAGGCGGCGACGTCGTCGCGCTTTCAGCGGCGATCAAGCGGCCCGAGGTGGCGTGGTGGATGCTCGACTTCGCCGGCCCCGGCCTGAAGAGGATGCTGAACAAGAAGATGGCCGGCATGCTGCAGAACGCGCCGTTCAGGTTCGCGCCCGAGAACGGGTTGGCCTTTTTCGAAGACCTCGGCTGGCGCACGGTCGAAGTCCAGGCGCTCTATCTGGCCGCCCACCGTTTGCGCCGCCTGCCGATGTGGATGAGCCCGATGACCTGGCTGCCCCAACCGGACCCGCGTCACCCGGGCCGCAGGGTTTGGAGTGCGGTGGCCGTTCTCGATCATTGA
- a CDS encoding class I SAM-dependent methyltransferase → MLTVDFGRLRIGPGAKVIDVGCGAGRHAFEAYRRGADVVAFDRDEAELRSVDTILRAMAEAGEAPAGASAKVVLGDALKLPYANETFDCVIASEILEHIPSDAAAIAELIRVLKVGGTLAVSVPRWLPEQLCWLLSDEYHSNEGGHVRIYRASELRAKILDGGMELTHTHHAHALHSPFWWLKCAVGVSNTDHRAVSAYHKLLVWDLMQRPKITQLAESLLNPLVGKSVAMYFVKRWATESQATVGYSVASV, encoded by the coding sequence ATGCTGACCGTCGATTTCGGCCGGCTGCGGATCGGGCCCGGCGCCAAGGTCATCGACGTCGGTTGCGGGGCCGGCAGGCACGCCTTCGAAGCGTATCGACGCGGTGCCGACGTGGTCGCATTCGACCGCGATGAGGCCGAATTACGTTCGGTGGACACCATTCTGCGGGCCATGGCCGAAGCCGGTGAGGCGCCCGCCGGGGCGTCGGCGAAGGTGGTGCTCGGCGACGCGCTGAAATTGCCATACGCCAACGAGACGTTCGACTGTGTGATCGCGTCGGAGATCCTGGAGCACATACCGAGCGACGCCGCCGCCATCGCCGAGCTGATCCGGGTGCTCAAGGTCGGCGGCACGTTGGCGGTCAGTGTGCCGCGCTGGCTTCCGGAGCAGCTGTGTTGGCTGCTGTCCGATGAATACCACAGCAACGAGGGCGGTCACGTACGCATCTACCGGGCCAGCGAATTGCGTGCCAAGATCCTCGACGGCGGAATGGAATTGACGCATACCCACCATGCACACGCGTTGCACTCGCCATTCTGGTGGTTGAAATGCGCTGTGGGGGTGTCGAACACCGATCACCGCGCCGTGTCCGCGTACCACAAGCTCCTGGTGTGGGACCTGATGCAGCGGCCCAAGATAACGCAGCTGGCGGAATCGCTGCTCAACCCGCTGGTGGGTAAGAGCGTAGCGATGTATTTCGTCAAGCGGTGGGCGACCGAAAGCCAAGCGACCGTGGGGTATTCAGTTGCGTCGGTCTAA
- a CDS encoding glycoside hydrolase family 16 protein has product MPKMDRRRMMLTTGIGVLAAALPAPEAGAQPSRRDLPADRTPAPAAPSGQTGTYIFQDEFNGPAGSAPDASKWAVAKARETIKDPTYWEQPERIGQYRDDRRNVFLDGNSNLVLRAAKDGPTYYSGKVQSLWRGGVGHTWEARIKLNCLTAGAWPAYWLGNDDQGEIDVMEWYGNGSWPSATTVHAKANGGEWKTHNIAMDSAWHTWRTQWDQSGIRFWKDYAEGAPPYFDVPASSLPDWPFNGPGYTVYPVFNLAVAGSGGGDPGPGSYPADMLVDWIRVW; this is encoded by the coding sequence ATGCCCAAGATGGACCGCCGCCGCATGATGTTGACGACCGGGATCGGTGTGCTGGCAGCCGCGCTGCCTGCGCCGGAAGCCGGGGCCCAGCCCTCCCGGCGGGATCTGCCAGCGGACCGCACACCCGCTCCTGCCGCGCCCAGCGGCCAAACCGGCACCTATATTTTCCAGGACGAATTCAACGGCCCCGCCGGTTCGGCGCCCGACGCCTCGAAGTGGGCGGTGGCCAAGGCCCGCGAGACGATCAAAGACCCGACGTATTGGGAGCAGCCCGAACGCATCGGCCAGTATCGCGACGACCGCCGCAACGTCTTCCTCGACGGCAATTCCAACCTCGTGCTCCGCGCCGCGAAGGATGGGCCCACCTACTACAGCGGCAAGGTGCAAAGCCTGTGGCGGGGCGGCGTCGGGCATACCTGGGAAGCCCGCATCAAGCTCAACTGCCTGACCGCGGGCGCCTGGCCGGCCTACTGGCTGGGCAACGATGACCAGGGCGAGATCGACGTCATGGAGTGGTACGGCAACGGCAGTTGGCCGTCGGCCACCACCGTGCACGCGAAAGCCAACGGCGGCGAATGGAAGACCCACAACATCGCGATGGACAGCGCCTGGCACACCTGGCGCACCCAGTGGGACCAGTCCGGCATCCGGTTCTGGAAGGACTATGCCGAGGGCGCGCCGCCGTACTTCGACGTGCCGGCGAGTTCCTTGCCGGATTGGCCGTTCAACGGGCCGGGCTACACCGTTTATCCGGTGTTCAACCTGGCGGTGGCGGGGTCCGGTGGCGGCGACCCCGGGCCGGGGTCGTATCCCGCCGACATGCTCGTCGACTGGATCCGGGTCTGGTAG
- a CDS encoding Fur family transcriptional regulator — protein MSSTADYAERLRMADLRVTRPRVAVLEAVDAYPHSDTETIFAAVRVGLPDVSRQAVYDVLNALSTVGLLRRIQPSGSVARYEARVGDNHHHVVCRACGVIADVDCAVGEAPCLTPSDDNDVLDGFILDEAEVIYWGVCPDCSTADS, from the coding sequence GTGTCGTCGACGGCCGATTACGCGGAACGACTGCGGATGGCCGATCTCCGGGTGACCCGCCCCAGGGTCGCCGTGCTGGAGGCGGTGGACGCGTACCCGCATTCCGACACCGAAACGATCTTTGCGGCGGTGCGGGTGGGCCTGCCCGATGTGTCCCGCCAGGCGGTATACGACGTCCTTAACGCGCTGAGCACGGTGGGCTTGTTGCGCCGGATCCAGCCCTCCGGGTCGGTCGCCCGCTACGAGGCCCGCGTCGGCGACAACCACCACCACGTGGTGTGCCGGGCCTGCGGCGTGATCGCCGACGTCGATTGCGCGGTCGGCGAGGCGCCCTGCCTCACCCCGTCGGACGACAACGACGTCCTGGATGGCTTCATCCTGGACGAGGCCGAGGTCATCTACTGGGGCGTATGCCCCGACTGTTCGACTGCAGATTCCTAG
- a CDS encoding glycerophosphodiester phosphodiesterase family protein, translating to MFDGGVPTVQYLRGDRRIAMAHRGFTSFRWPMNSMAAFCEAAKLGFKYVETDVRATRDGVAVILHDRNFRSDSGSSGAIDRWYWRDVRHLHLGAGESIPSLEELLSRLPDMRVNIDIKCWSAVGPTVDVIERMNAHDRVLITSFSDRRRRRALGLLSKRVASSAGMGAVLALLAAKTRAGRAYALQALRDSDCLQLPPRLGGLPIITPALVRALHESGRQVHAWTVDDPDMMHALFDIDVDGIITDRADVLRDVLVARNEWWPL from the coding sequence ATGTTCGACGGCGGCGTACCCACGGTGCAGTATCTGCGCGGCGACAGACGAATCGCCATGGCGCACAGGGGATTTACGTCGTTTCGATGGCCCATGAACAGCATGGCGGCATTTTGCGAGGCGGCAAAGCTGGGATTCAAATACGTGGAGACCGATGTTCGGGCGACCCGCGACGGCGTCGCGGTGATCCTGCACGACCGTAACTTCAGATCGGACTCGGGTTCGTCTGGCGCCATCGACCGGTGGTACTGGCGGGATGTCCGCCACCTGCATTTAGGCGCGGGAGAGTCGATCCCGAGCCTGGAGGAACTCCTTTCCAGATTGCCGGACATGCGGGTCAACATCGACATCAAATGCTGGTCGGCCGTCGGTCCCACCGTCGACGTCATCGAGCGGATGAACGCGCACGACCGGGTACTGATCACTTCGTTTTCGGATCGGCGTCGGCGCCGTGCGTTGGGTCTGCTGTCCAAGCGGGTTGCCAGTTCGGCGGGCATGGGTGCGGTCCTGGCGTTGCTGGCGGCGAAAACGCGGGCCGGTCGAGCGTATGCCTTGCAGGCGTTGCGTGACAGTGACTGCCTACAGCTGCCGCCACGGTTGGGTGGGCTCCCGATCATTACGCCCGCGCTGGTCAGGGCTCTTCACGAGTCAGGACGTCAGGTTCACGCGTGGACAGTGGACGACCCGGACATGATGCACGCGCTTTTCGACATCGACGTCGACGGCATCATCACCGATCGGGCGGACGTTCTTCGTGATGTTCTCGTGGCCCGCAACGAATGGTGGCCGCTCTAG
- a CDS encoding cutinase family protein, with product MLLRRLGDIGLAAALTAAALALPAVVPSPAIPSAAAANCPPVQVVFARGRMESPGPGALGNAFISALRSKVNKNIGVYAVNYPADTEVAQGANDMSRHVQDMITNCPNTRLVLGGYSLGAAVTDVVLAAPISAFGFNSPLPPGADQHIAAVALFGNGSQWVGPITNFSPIYNDRTIELCHGADPICNPADPNTWKANWPQHLAGSYIAAGMANQAADFVAGKL from the coding sequence GTGCTCCTACGCAGACTCGGCGACATCGGCCTGGCGGCGGCCCTCACCGCGGCCGCGCTGGCATTGCCCGCTGTGGTTCCGTCGCCGGCCATCCCGAGCGCCGCCGCCGCGAACTGCCCGCCGGTCCAGGTGGTGTTCGCCCGCGGCCGAATGGAATCGCCCGGACCCGGCGCGCTGGGCAACGCGTTCATCAGCGCGCTGCGATCCAAGGTCAACAAGAACATCGGCGTGTATGCCGTGAATTACCCCGCCGACACCGAGGTCGCTCAGGGCGCCAACGACATGAGCCGCCATGTCCAGGACATGATCACCAATTGCCCCAACACCCGGCTGGTGCTGGGCGGTTACTCGCTGGGCGCGGCGGTCACCGACGTCGTCCTCGCGGCGCCCATCAGTGCGTTCGGATTCAACAGCCCCCTGCCGCCGGGCGCCGACCAGCACATCGCGGCCGTGGCGTTGTTCGGCAACGGAAGCCAGTGGGTGGGGCCGATCACTAACTTCAGCCCGATCTACAACGACCGGACCATCGAGCTGTGCCACGGCGCCGATCCCATCTGCAACCCGGCGGATCCGAACACGTGGAAAGCGAACTGGCCACAACACCTCGCCGGGTCGTACATCGCTGCGGGCATGGCCAACCAGGCCGCCGACTTCGTCGCCGGCAAGCTCTGA
- a CDS encoding DUF1906 domain-containing protein produces MQDSAASGELGGRPAFSRRDILKFAVAPAVLSLGTLAANPVGPTAVAADLRLIDFAERRIPPEEIKSAGYGGVVNYVSESRPGANFEAKPITRDYADALRAAGLHIVSNFQYGKPGWPDPSDYTRGYDGGVADAQTASRLHTAAGGPGSAPIFFSVDDDIDANTWNSIAVQWFRGINSVLGVGRTGIYGHAGACGWAIRDGVIGNSTTPGHRWAWQTKSWSHGDRDPAAVLYQSVVNSPSNPSPLLGGINVDIDEVLASDFGQWDLNR; encoded by the coding sequence GTGCAGGACTCGGCTGCATCAGGCGAACTCGGCGGGCGACCAGCGTTCTCGAGGCGCGACATCCTGAAGTTTGCCGTGGCGCCGGCCGTCCTCAGCCTCGGCACGCTGGCCGCCAACCCCGTGGGGCCAACGGCGGTCGCCGCCGACTTGCGGCTGATCGACTTCGCCGAGCGCCGGATTCCGCCGGAGGAGATCAAATCGGCGGGCTATGGCGGGGTGGTGAACTACGTGTCGGAGTCGCGCCCGGGCGCGAATTTCGAGGCAAAGCCCATCACCCGCGACTACGCGGACGCGCTGCGCGCCGCGGGGCTGCACATCGTCAGCAACTTCCAGTACGGCAAACCCGGGTGGCCCGACCCGTCGGACTACACCCGTGGCTATGACGGCGGCGTGGCGGATGCCCAGACGGCCTCGCGACTGCACACCGCAGCCGGGGGTCCAGGCTCGGCCCCGATCTTCTTCAGCGTCGACGACGACATCGACGCGAACACGTGGAATAGCATTGCAGTGCAATGGTTTCGCGGGATCAACTCGGTGTTGGGCGTGGGCCGCACCGGCATCTACGGGCATGCCGGCGCGTGCGGCTGGGCGATCCGAGACGGCGTCATAGGTAATTCGACCACGCCCGGGCATCGGTGGGCGTGGCAGACGAAATCGTGGTCGCATGGGGACCGTGATCCCGCGGCGGTGCTGTATCAGTCCGTGGTCAACAGCCCCTCCAACCCCAGTCCGCTCCTCGGCGGCATCAACGTGGACATCGACGAGGTCCTGGCGTCCGACTTCGGCCAGTGGGATTTGAATCGATGA
- a CDS encoding prenyltransferase, translating into MRRSNPPGVAGVLTPEQCRQTALSIAATQESSGAIPWSEGGHTDPWDHVECAMALTAAGLLEPARAAFDWSRRTQRPDGSWPIQLRAGIIEDANSDSNFCAYIATGVWHHVLVTGDRRFAAQMWPVVRKAIDFVIDLQVGYGEICWARSEAGPLPEALLTGCASVFHSMRCALALAALVGDPQPEWELALGRLGHAIAAHPEAFTEKDRYSMDWYYPILGSALRGPEAAARIKERWDDFVVGGLGIRCVVDRPWVTGAETCELVMALDAIGQTSAAHRQLGAMQHLREEDGSYWTGLVFADGKRWPEERTTWTGAAMILAADALSNTTAGAGIFRGEALPMGLQTDFDCECVGTGPGGR; encoded by the coding sequence TTGCGTCGGTCTAACCCACCGGGGGTTGCGGGCGTCCTTACCCCCGAGCAATGCCGTCAAACCGCGCTGTCAATCGCCGCCACACAGGAGTCATCGGGAGCCATTCCCTGGTCCGAGGGTGGCCACACCGATCCGTGGGATCACGTGGAGTGCGCGATGGCCCTCACCGCCGCGGGGCTGCTGGAGCCGGCGCGCGCCGCGTTCGACTGGAGCCGCCGCACCCAGCGGCCCGACGGGTCCTGGCCCATTCAGCTGCGCGCGGGGATCATCGAAGACGCCAACAGCGACAGCAATTTCTGCGCCTACATCGCCACCGGTGTGTGGCACCACGTGCTGGTGACCGGCGACCGGCGTTTCGCCGCGCAGATGTGGCCGGTCGTGCGCAAGGCGATCGACTTCGTCATCGACTTGCAGGTCGGCTACGGCGAGATCTGCTGGGCCCGAAGCGAAGCCGGCCCCTTGCCGGAAGCTCTGCTGACCGGTTGCGCGAGCGTGTTCCACAGCATGCGGTGCGCCTTGGCGCTGGCCGCCCTGGTTGGCGACCCGCAGCCCGAGTGGGAACTGGCGCTGGGCCGGCTCGGGCACGCCATAGCCGCACACCCCGAGGCGTTCACCGAAAAGGACCGCTACTCGATGGACTGGTACTACCCCATCCTCGGCAGCGCGCTGCGTGGGCCCGAGGCGGCCGCGCGAATCAAAGAGCGCTGGGACGACTTCGTGGTCGGTGGCCTCGGCATTCGCTGTGTCGTCGACCGGCCCTGGGTGACCGGTGCCGAGACATGTGAGCTGGTGATGGCGCTGGATGCCATCGGTCAGACGTCGGCCGCCCATCGGCAGCTAGGAGCGATGCAGCATCTGCGTGAGGAGGACGGCTCCTACTGGACGGGTCTGGTGTTCGCCGACGGGAAGCGGTGGCCCGAGGAGCGCACCACCTGGACGGGGGCGGCGATGATCCTGGCCGCCGACGCGCTGTCGAACACCACTGCGGGCGCCGGGATTTTCCGTGGCGAGGCGCTGCCGATGGGCCTGCAGACGGACTTCGACTGCGAATGCGTCGGTACCGGCCCCGGCGGCCGGTGA